A genome region from Paradevosia shaoguanensis includes the following:
- a CDS encoding cyclase family protein has protein sequence MTAIQALASVATALASGDVQIVDLTAPLGPNTPVLYLPPDFAKNTPSFKMHEISNYDSNGPWWAWGWMELGEHTGTHFDAPIHWVSGKDVKNNTTDTVEPQTFVAPVVVIDCHAEVAKDSDFLLTADMVKAWEAKHGEIKKGSWVLMRSDWYHRNGSTETFLNADENGSHTPGPSVDCIEYLVSKQVLGWGSECVGTDWGNAASLNPPFPAHSIMLGAGGYGLASLINLDKLPATGALLVVAPLKIVGGTGSPVRAFALAPRA, from the coding sequence ATGACTGCCATCCAGGCATTGGCTTCCGTCGCCACCGCGCTCGCCTCCGGCGACGTCCAGATCGTCGACCTGACGGCGCCGCTTGGCCCCAATACGCCGGTGCTCTACCTGCCGCCGGATTTCGCCAAGAACACCCCTAGCTTCAAGATGCACGAGATCTCCAACTATGACAGCAACGGTCCCTGGTGGGCCTGGGGCTGGATGGAGCTGGGCGAGCACACGGGCACCCATTTCGACGCGCCGATCCACTGGGTTTCGGGCAAGGACGTCAAGAACAACACTACCGATACCGTCGAGCCGCAGACCTTCGTGGCCCCGGTCGTCGTGATCGATTGCCACGCCGAAGTGGCCAAGGATTCCGACTTCCTGCTCACGGCCGACATGGTCAAGGCCTGGGAAGCCAAGCACGGCGAGATCAAGAAGGGCAGTTGGGTGTTGATGCGCTCGGACTGGTACCACCGCAACGGCTCGACCGAGACCTTCCTCAATGCCGACGAGAACGGCTCGCACACCCCGGGCCCGAGCGTTGATTGCATCGAGTACCTGGTTTCCAAGCAGGTCCTCGGTTGGGGCAGCGAATGCGTGGGCACCGACTGGGGCAATGCCGCCAGCCTCAACCCGCCGTTCCCCGCTCACTCGATCATGCTGGGCGCAGGCGGCTATGGTCTTGCCAGCTTGATCAACCTCGACAAGCTGCCGGCCACCGGCGCGCTGCTGGTCGTGGCCCCGCTCAAGATCGTGGGCGGCACGGGCAGCCCGGTCCGCGCCTTCGCTCTGGCGCCGCGCGCCTGA